In Microcoleus sp. FACHB-672, one DNA window encodes the following:
- a CDS encoding aldo/keto reductase, with protein MKTRTLGTSDVKITPIIMGTWQTGKRMWVGIEDADSIKALKAAYDAGITTFDTAEVYGEGHSERIVGEALSSVRDKVVYATKVFSNHLSRNLVIEACERSLTNLKTDYIDLYQIHWPAGTWNSEFVTVEETMSALKRLKQQGKIRAIGVSNFSRGQIEEASLYGQIDSLQPPYSLFWRWVEKETMPYCVDKNISILAYSSLAQGLLTGKFGLDHKFEEGDNRAKNKLFADKENYQRVQEALDKLRPIAERNQCSLAQLSLAWLIAQPQSSAIVGARNAEQATANAKAGTLKLSADDLAEIDTIGRTVTDTLDDNPVMWDF; from the coding sequence ATGAAAACACGAACCCTAGGCACATCTGACGTGAAAATTACCCCAATCATTATGGGGACTTGGCAAACCGGCAAAAGAATGTGGGTGGGAATTGAGGATGCCGACAGCATAAAAGCATTGAAAGCTGCCTATGATGCCGGTATCACAACCTTTGATACCGCAGAAGTTTATGGGGAGGGACACTCAGAACGGATAGTCGGAGAAGCGCTCTCATCTGTACGGGATAAAGTTGTCTACGCAACGAAAGTATTCTCGAATCATCTCAGCCGTAATCTAGTGATTGAGGCGTGTGAGCGTTCGTTGACAAATCTCAAAACAGATTATATTGATCTTTATCAAATTCATTGGCCGGCTGGAACTTGGAACAGTGAATTTGTGACAGTTGAAGAGACAATGAGCGCTCTGAAGAGATTGAAGCAACAGGGAAAAATTCGGGCGATTGGCGTGTCTAATTTTTCTCGCGGACAGATAGAAGAAGCTTCACTGTATGGACAGATTGATAGTTTACAGCCGCCCTATTCTTTATTTTGGCGTTGGGTGGAAAAAGAGACAATGCCTTACTGTGTTGACAAGAATATTTCTATTCTCGCATATTCTTCGCTTGCACAGGGATTATTAACCGGCAAGTTCGGCCTGGATCACAAATTTGAGGAAGGCGATAACCGGGCGAAAAATAAGTTGTTTGCCGATAAAGAGAATTATCAACGAGTGCAAGAAGCTTTAGATAAACTGCGCCCGATCGCAGAACGCAATCAGTGCAGCCTCGCTCAGTTATCTTTGGCGTGGTTAATCGCTCAACCGCAATCTAGTGCAATTGTTGGGGCGCGGAATGCGGAACAGGCAACCGCAAATGCGAAAGCCGGCACTCTTAAATTATCGGCAGATGATTTAGCAGAAATTGATACCATCGGACGCACTGTTACAGATACTTTAGATGACAATCCAGTGATGTGGGATTTTTAA
- a CDS encoding DUF1802 family protein yields MESMTSHALKEWAVAVDALEAGKTIILLRKGGIREENGRFAVDYDRVFLYPTYEHQQPNLLKSEYAGKVMPVESGWHPETVRIGCLADITDIFPVAHEPAIKALLPYHIWNEQFVSERLKWKPRQPIYVLLLRAYKLPQPQVIPYRPEYGGCKSWIDLVEPISIEGAVPVLSDGEYIKQANAIRRMIANPELVSS; encoded by the coding sequence ATGGAATCAATGACTTCTCACGCGCTGAAAGAATGGGCTGTCGCCGTTGATGCCCTGGAAGCCGGTAAAACTATCATTCTGCTGCGAAAAGGCGGCATACGCGAAGAAAATGGGCGCTTTGCTGTTGATTACGATAGGGTTTTTCTCTACCCAACTTATGAACACCAACAGCCAAATCTGCTGAAATCTGAATATGCTGGCAAAGTGATGCCGGTGGAGTCTGGCTGGCATCCGGAAACGGTTCGAATTGGTTGCTTGGCAGACATTACTGATATTTTCCCAGTTGCTCACGAGCCGGCAATCAAGGCACTGTTACCTTATCATATTTGGAACGAGCAATTTGTTAGCGAACGCCTCAAATGGAAGCCGCGCCAGCCGATTTATGTGCTGCTACTGCGGGCTTATAAACTTCCGCAACCACAAGTTATTCCATATCGCCCAGAATACGGTGGCTGCAAATCTTGGATCGATCTAGTTGAACCGATTTCAATTGAAGGGGCAGTGCCGGTTTTAAGTGATGGTGAATATATTAAACAAGCGAATGCTATTCGCCGCATGATCGCTAACCCAGAGTTGGTTTCGTCGTGA
- a CDS encoding aromatic ring-hydroxylating oxygenase subunit alpha encodes MVTSDAILLNGWHVVAKSEDLQPATILPARLLGENLVLWRNGDRIMAWKDVCPHRGARLSIGNISGDTLICPYHGLAYDTTGQCTYIPAHPDLQPPARAHVQTYQAYELYDLIWVRLGADSQGTIKDKKDASEVEFIIPPSFPEWENPAFHKFLCGSYTYHSSGFRAIENFLDVSHFPFVHDGLLGDRNRTATADYEVEVEENGISLRNVRVWQPDPDGTGTGGEVTYNYRVLRPLTAYFVKQSPAGELTIFFTVTPVDEEECLGWMWITMNYGHEIPEAELRAFQDKVVRQDIPIVESQQPKRLPLDLPAEFHLPCDRASIAYRKWLKQLGVTFGTV; translated from the coding sequence ATGGTTACATCTGACGCAATTTTACTCAACGGCTGGCACGTTGTAGCCAAATCAGAAGACTTGCAACCGGCAACCATCCTGCCGGCACGTTTGTTGGGAGAAAACTTAGTGCTATGGCGCAACGGAGATCGCATCATGGCATGGAAAGACGTGTGCCCTCACCGAGGTGCGCGTCTATCGATTGGAAATATCTCCGGTGATACCCTCATTTGTCCGTATCATGGGTTAGCTTACGATACCACAGGACAATGTACCTACATACCTGCACATCCAGACTTACAGCCGCCGGCACGCGCCCATGTTCAAACTTACCAGGCTTATGAACTATACGACTTAATTTGGGTGCGTCTTGGCGCAGATTCGCAAGGCACAATCAAAGATAAAAAAGACGCTTCCGAAGTTGAGTTCATTATCCCACCTTCGTTTCCAGAGTGGGAAAACCCAGCTTTTCACAAATTCCTCTGCGGATCTTACACATATCATTCAAGTGGATTTCGAGCCATTGAAAATTTCCTGGATGTGTCTCATTTCCCGTTTGTGCATGATGGATTGCTAGGCGATCGCAACCGTACCGCCACCGCAGACTATGAAGTGGAAGTCGAGGAAAATGGCATCTCACTCCGCAATGTGCGCGTCTGGCAACCCGATCCAGATGGCACCGGCACAGGAGGAGAAGTTACTTACAATTACCGCGTCTTGCGCCCCCTGACGGCGTATTTCGTGAAGCAGTCGCCAGCCGGCGAATTAACAATTTTCTTTACCGTCACGCCGGTTGATGAGGAAGAATGTTTAGGGTGGATGTGGATCACAATGAATTACGGGCATGAGATCCCAGAAGCAGAATTACGAGCATTTCAAGATAAAGTTGTCCGGCAAGATATTCCGATTGTCGAATCACAGCAACCTAAGCGTCTCCCTTTAGATTTGCCGGCAGAATTTCACTTGCCTTGTGATCGCGCCTCTATTGCCTATCGCAAATGGTTAAAACAATTGGGCGTTACTTTTGGAACAGTTTAA
- a CDS encoding Uma2 family endonuclease, translating into MVQSTPSEIPVFPAGDLLSEEPQLETYRHLKQLILLLTCLERLWGSRQDFFAGGNMSIYYSTRQRKSEDVRGPDFFVVLNTERKERKSWVVWEEDGKYPNLILEVLSDSTAQTDRGLKKQLYQDIFRTPEYFWFDPYKLEFKGFKLIYRHYEEIEPNERGWLWSEELQLYLGILGEQLRFFTLEGELVPTPEEAEAQERQRAENAEAKAERLRQKLLEMGVNPEELG; encoded by the coding sequence ATGGTACAAAGCACTCCATCGGAGATTCCAGTGTTTCCAGCCGGCGATTTACTGAGTGAGGAACCGCAATTGGAAACTTACCGGCATCTGAAACAATTAATTCTACTATTAACCTGCTTAGAACGGTTGTGGGGCAGCCGGCAGGATTTCTTTGCCGGCGGAAACATGAGTATTTACTACAGCACCCGGCAACGTAAATCAGAAGACGTGCGAGGGCCAGATTTTTTTGTTGTTTTAAATACTGAACGCAAAGAGCGAAAAAGTTGGGTTGTTTGGGAAGAAGACGGCAAGTATCCAAACTTAATTCTGGAGGTGCTTTCAGATAGTACGGCACAAACTGACCGAGGGTTAAAAAAACAGCTTTACCAAGATATTTTTCGCACTCCTGAATATTTTTGGTTTGACCCTTATAAATTAGAATTTAAGGGTTTTAAACTTATCTACCGTCACTATGAAGAGATTGAGCCAAATGAGCGGGGATGGCTTTGGAGTGAGGAATTGCAATTGTATTTAGGTATTTTAGGAGAACAGTTGCGATTTTTCACCCTAGAAGGAGAATTGGTTCCCACTCCAGAAGAAGCGGAAGCACAAGAACGCCAACGAGCAGAAAATGCCGAAGCAAAAGCGGAACGCTTACGGCAAAAGCTGTTAGAAATGGGGGTTAATCCAGAGGAGTTGGGATAA